The Gordonia iterans DNA window TTCTTCTCGCTCATCAGTTGCCGCCCTCGTCCTCGGTGCCGGCCTGGTCGCCCTGCTCACCGGAATCGCCCTGCTCACCGGCATCCCCCTGCTCGACGTCGCCCTGGTCTTCCAGACCCCGGATCACGTGCAGGGGCACCACCTTGTTGACCTTGCGCGTGCCGTCGGCCTCGACGACGGTCACGAGGAACTCCATCGGCACCGCTTCGCCCGGTGCGTTCGCGTCGGCCTTGGCCGTCGCGGTCGCGAAGACCAGCACGGTGGCCCAGTTCTCGTCGACGTTCACCTCGGTCGCCGCGGCGCGGTTGACCACCGCGGAGATCTCCGCGGTCGGCGTCTCGCCGGCGGCCTCGACCTGCTTGCGGAGTGCCTGGACGCTCTCGCCCTGAGTCTGCTCGAGGGCCTCACCGGTCATCGTCGACTGAACCCGCTTGATCCACCCGTCGATGTCCTCGGGATCGATGTTCAGTGAATTGATGATCGCCTGCTCGGCGACGTCGACCGACTCGTCGCGCAGGGTGACCGCCGCGCCGTCGTTCTTCACGTAGGCCGTGATTCCGTAGTAGCCGAAGAATCCGAGGCAGGTGATCGCCGCGACGAGCGCGGCCACGCCGGTCGCCAGGATCGCCGATGCCTTCCAGTCGCGTCCGCCGTCGGCGTCCGTCCACGGCTCGGTCGGGCCCTTCTCAGCCCGGGCCCGCGCCCGCTCCGCCTTCGCCCGGGCCTTGGCCGCTTTCGCCTCGGCTTTCGTGATCTGCTTGTCGGCCTTGGACGGCGCGGCGCTCGCCGCCGCATCGAGGGTCTCTGCGTCGTCGGTCTCTGCGTCGTCGGACTCTGCGTCGTCGGGCCGAGCGGCCTCGACATCGCCCCCAGGGGATGCGGAGTCAGCCGCAGCACTCGCGGGACCGGACTCGCTCGCGGGCGTGTCGTTGGTCTCGTCGTCGGACTCGGAAGAGGTCTGCTCACTCATTGGGCGCCACTGTATCTACTCACGACCGATCACCCCAATCACGGCCTTCACGTCTACTCACACCGGGCCCACCCCCGTGGACCGGCACCCCCCACGCACCCGCCGCCACCAAAGGCTCGGTGACGGCGGCTTTGCGGTCAGTTCTTGTACTTGGTCGGATGCACGCCCATCAGCCACGCCAACTGGGTCGCCAGCGGGTTCAAGTTCAGCGTGTCCGGCATCTTCTTCGCCGTGTTGTCCCACGGCTGCTTGTACTCCGGATTGCTGAGCGCGGCCCGGTTGGCACTGCGCACACCCGTGGGGTTGCCGACCGGCACCGCACAACTCGCGTCCCGGTTGAACGGGAAGTCGTCGTAGTTGATGTCGAAGTCCGGATTCTTCCGCTTCATCTCGTCGATGATCTTCTTGGTGCCCTCGTAGCCCCGGGTACACGTCGGCGGATTGTTGGTCTCGAGCACGATGCCGAAGTGGATCTGCCCGTCGCCCGGAGCCGCCGAGTGGCTGCCCGCCGAGAGCGCCGACAGCATGGCCAGCGTGGCGCCGGTGGAGAACGTCGCCGGCTCCACCGTATGCATGGTCTCGCCCAGCAGCCGGACCAGCTTGCCGGTGTCGCCCCCGTGCTTCTGCAGGAACGACGACAACTGCGATGCCGTGAGCGGCGCGTTGGTGAGGATCCGGCGCACGTCCGGATCCGACGACGCCAGCTGCGCGGTCACCAGCTCCAGACCGTGGGACCAGGCCAGGATCTGATCGGATTGGTCGGCCTGGGTCGACAGCACCACGTTCGAGTTCTGGATCAGGCTGATGGTCTCACCGAGGTTGTCGTAGCCGGCCTCGGTCAGATTGATGAGCGAATCGACCAGCCGGTCCATGCTCTCGGCCCGGCCGTTGAACGCCAGACCCAGCTCGTGCACCACGGTGGTCAGGTCCTCGACCGGGACCGACTCGGTCAGCGTGATCGTGTCGGTCATGACGTCCTGCAGCACCGGCGGCAGCTCGTACTTGCGGATCACGTCGTTCTTCTTCAAGTACGGTCCGTCGCCGTTCGGCGGGCGCAGGTCGATGTACTGCTCGCCGACCGCCGAACGGTTGGCGACGACGGCGACCGCCGAGGCCGGAACGTCGGGTGCGCGCGAATCCATCAGCAGTTCGACGTTCACGCCGTCGTCGGTGAGCGTCAGCTTGCCCACGCGGCCGACCGGAACGCCGCGATAGGTCACCTGCGCGTTGGTGAAGATGCCGCCGCTGCTGTCGCCCATCTCGACCGTCACCGGGTACTGGCCGATGCCGGCCAGCTTGTCCAGGCGGGCGTAGTTGGCCCCGACGAAGATGATGGCGAGCACGCCGATCACCGCGAACACGATCAGCTGGATCTTGACGAGTTTAGTGACCATCGGTGCCTCCGAGGAGCGCGATCGGGCCGTCCAGGTAGTTCACGTCGGCCGAGCTCGGGTTGCGGCCGGGCTTGTTCTGCGTGCTGCTGGTCGTCGGCTTCTTCTTCGTCGTCGACCGGCTCGACGGGTTGCGGGCGGCGGGCGGCGGCACCGGGTTCATCGGATACAGCCCGCCCGACGGCGGAGTGTTGGGCCCGAGCCGCGAATTCGGGGCCGGCGGCAGCAGGGAGATGGTCGGCCAGCCCCAACGGGGGCCGTTCCCGTTGATGTACGGGTTGTTGCGATCGACCTTCGGCGGATTCACCGACGGTGCCTGGTACCGCGGAGTTCCCTGACCCACGCCGAGCGCTTCGAGCTGGTTCAGCAGTCGCAGGTCGACGTTGAGGAACAAGTTGGTCGAGTCGCCCTGCACCGCGGGCAGGATGTCGTCCGGGAAGGGATGAGTCAGCATCAGCGGTGCGGCGGTGATCGCATCGTCGGCGGCCTTCGCGAGCTGCGTCAGGATCGGCGCCAGCGCCTTCAGGTCGGTGATGATCGCCTTGTGGGCTTTGCCGAGCACCGCGGTACCCGCCTGCCCCAGCTCGTCGAGCTTCACCAACAGGTCGACCAGCTGCGGGCGCTGCTCCTCCAGCACCGCGATGCCGGCCGGCAGCTCGTCGAGAATCCGCTCGATCTGCGCGGTCTGGTTGGACGCCCGATCGGACAGCACCGAGATGCCGTCGATCGCGTTGACGATGTCGTCACGCTGCTTGTTCAGTCCGCGGATCAGCTTCTCCGCGTTGATCAGCAGCTCGCGGGTCTGCTTGTTGCCCTCTTCGCCGCCCATCGACTGGTTCAGCGCGGTGACGATCGGCGAGAGTTGGGCGATGCCGCCGCCGTTCAGCAGCAGCGACAGCGCGCCGAGGAGCTCCTCGATGTCGGTGGTCGTCTTGGTGCGGCTGACGCCGATCGGCACGGCCGGATTCTGGCGCGGGTCGTCAGCCGTGCCCTCCGGTTCGCTGAGCGCGACGAACTTCTCACCGAGCAGGTTGGTCTGCTGCACCGCGGCACGCGCCTGATCCGACAGGTTCACGACGTTCTGCACCTTGACCGTGACGAGCGCGGTCCACTCCCCGTCGGGCACCTCGATCTTGGTGACGCGACCCACGGGGATGCCGTTCTTCTTCACCACCGACTGCGGGACCAGATCCAGGATGTTCTCGAACTCGATCTTGTACTCGCGCGGGTTGTCGCCCAGCGAGACGCCGCCCGGGAGCGGCATCTCCTGCACGTTGACACCGCACGCCGACACGCCGAAGATCATCGCGGCCATCGCCGCGCCGAGTCCCACAGCCTTGAGACGGTTGCTCTTACCGAACTTCATCAGTTCCCTCCCGGCAGCTTCGGATCGGGGTTGCCCGGTCGCGAGCCCGGCGGCTGGATGCGCTGGAGCTTGTAGTTGCTCATGATGCCGAACGGCAGGATCGGGAGGATCGGCTCGAGCACGTCGTCCTGGATCTGCTCGCCGATCTCCTCGCAGTGCGAGACCAGCGGCTTCATCTTCCGGCTGAACTCCATGGCGAGCGGATTGCCGGGCATCAGCTTGCCCAGGTCGAGAAGGCGGCACTGTGCCCCGATGGGGTCCTGCAAATCGAGGATGTTGACGCGCATGGCGACCGTGCCCGACTCGGCGTCGTACGCGTTGATCAGGTTGCTGATCGTGGTCGGCAGCACGGTGAAGATCTCCAGGAGGTCCTCGCGGTTGTCGTAGAGCGCCTGCGCGGTCGGCTGCAGATCCCGGATCGCCTTGCCCAGCTTGGCCTCGTTGTCGGCCAGGAAGCCGGCGACGTCGCCGAGCGCATACGAGAGCGTGTTCAGCGCCTTGCCGAGCTGGTTCCGCTCACCGGCCAGGAAGCTGTTGAACTGCGCCATCTGCGAGTTGAACAGGCGCACCTGCGAATCGCTCTCCTTGAGCGCTCCGACGAACACGTCGAGGTCCTTGACCGTCGAGAACAGGTCGCCCCGGGAGTTCGACAGCCGGGACGCCGCCTTCGACAGGTTCTCGATGGCGCTGCCGAGCTTCTCGCCGTTGCCCTCCAGCGCGGTGGCGCCGGCGCTCACGAACTCGCTCAGCGCGCCCTTCTGGTTCACCTCGTCGTCGCCCGGGCCGAGCGACTTCGAGAGCTTCTGCAGGTTGG harbors:
- a CDS encoding MCE family protein, producing MKFGKSNRLKAVGLGAAMAAMIFGVSACGVNVQEMPLPGGVSLGDNPREYKIEFENILDLVPQSVVKKNGIPVGRVTKIEVPDGEWTALVTVKVQNVVNLSDQARAAVQQTNLLGEKFVALSEPEGTADDPRQNPAVPIGVSRTKTTTDIEELLGALSLLLNGGGIAQLSPIVTALNQSMGGEEGNKQTRELLINAEKLIRGLNKQRDDIVNAIDGISVLSDRASNQTAQIERILDELPAGIAVLEEQRPQLVDLLVKLDELGQAGTAVLGKAHKAIITDLKALAPILTQLAKAADDAITAAPLMLTHPFPDDILPAVQGDSTNLFLNVDLRLLNQLEALGVGQGTPRYQAPSVNPPKVDRNNPYINGNGPRWGWPTISLLPPAPNSRLGPNTPPSGGLYPMNPVPPPAARNPSSRSTTKKKPTTSSTQNKPGRNPSSADVNYLDGPIALLGGTDGH
- a CDS encoding MCE family protein, whose protein sequence is MVTKLVKIQLIVFAVIGVLAIIFVGANYARLDKLAGIGQYPVTVEMGDSSGGIFTNAQVTYRGVPVGRVGKLTLTDDGVNVELLMDSRAPDVPASAVAVVANRSAVGEQYIDLRPPNGDGPYLKKNDVIRKYELPPVLQDVMTDTITLTESVPVEDLTTVVHELGLAFNGRAESMDRLVDSLINLTEAGYDNLGETISLIQNSNVVLSTQADQSDQILAWSHGLELVTAQLASSDPDVRRILTNAPLTASQLSSFLQKHGGDTGKLVRLLGETMHTVEPATFSTGATLAMLSALSAGSHSAAPGDGQIHFGIVLETNNPPTCTRGYEGTKKIIDEMKRKNPDFDINYDDFPFNRDASCAVPVGNPTGVRSANRAALSNPEYKQPWDNTAKKMPDTLNLNPLATQLAWLMGVHPTKYKN
- a CDS encoding MCE family protein gives rise to the protein MSTPDANVENTFFTPRNNKIIALVAVVAVIVGIIGWWAFGYLNSTKVRATFSSAVGLYEGSNVRVLGVDVGKITKVTPQGETVLVEMDVRHGVTLPADVQAVQVIPSLVADRYVQLLPAYSGGAAAGNNVNIPMDRTAVPVEIDGIYANLQKLSKSLGPGDDEVNQKGALSEFVSAGATALEGNGEKLGSAIENLSKAASRLSNSRGDLFSTVKDLDVFVGALKESDSQVRLFNSQMAQFNSFLAGERNQLGKALNTLSYALGDVAGFLADNEAKLGKAIRDLQPTAQALYDNREDLLEIFTVLPTTISNLINAYDAESGTVAMRVNILDLQDPIGAQCRLLDLGKLMPGNPLAMEFSRKMKPLVSHCEEIGEQIQDDVLEPILPILPFGIMSNYKLQRIQPPGSRPGNPDPKLPGGN